In a genomic window of Rhizobium sp. CIAT894:
- a CDS encoding NADP-dependent oxidoreductase, which produces MKAFLIDRYKKGGALRLGQSPEPQLRENDVMVDIHAASVNPLDAKIRDGEFKLILPYRLPLVLGNDVAGVVARVGANVRQFKPGDQVYARPGQDRIGTFAEYIAIDAADLALKPANLGMEEAASIPLAALTAWQALVERAKLQKGQRVLIHAGSGGVGTIAIQLAKHLGAHVATTVSTANVDLVKSLGADVVVDYKKDDFEKLLKGYDVVLNSLGKDTLEKSLAVLKPGGKLISISGPPDPDFARENGLGWPLQQVMRLLSFGIRRKSKRQGIGYSFLFMTANGAQLGKITALIEAGAIRPVIDRTFQFEKTNEALTYVETGRSKGKVVIAVK; this is translated from the coding sequence ATGAAAGCATTCCTGATCGATCGTTACAAGAAAGGCGGCGCCCTGAGGCTCGGCCAGAGCCCTGAACCGCAGCTGCGCGAGAATGACGTCATGGTCGATATCCATGCCGCCAGCGTCAACCCGCTGGATGCCAAGATCCGGGACGGAGAGTTCAAGCTGATCCTGCCGTACCGGCTTCCGTTGGTGCTCGGCAATGATGTCGCCGGCGTCGTGGCGCGGGTGGGCGCCAATGTCCGCCAATTCAAACCCGGCGACCAGGTCTACGCACGGCCCGGTCAGGATCGCATCGGCACGTTCGCGGAGTATATTGCCATCGACGCTGCCGATCTCGCGTTGAAGCCCGCCAATCTCGGCATGGAAGAGGCCGCATCCATTCCGCTTGCGGCACTGACCGCATGGCAGGCGCTGGTCGAGCGCGCCAAGCTGCAGAAAGGGCAGAGGGTGCTGATCCATGCAGGCTCCGGCGGCGTCGGCACCATCGCGATCCAGCTTGCCAAACATCTCGGCGCCCATGTGGCGACGACAGTGAGCACGGCAAACGTCGATCTGGTGAAAAGCCTCGGCGCCGACGTGGTGGTCGATTACAAGAAGGACGACTTCGAAAAGCTGCTGAAGGGCTATGACGTCGTGCTGAACAGCCTCGGCAAGGACACGCTGGAGAAATCGCTCGCCGTCCTCAAGCCCGGCGGCAAGCTGATCTCGATATCGGGTCCGCCCGATCCCGATTTCGCCAGGGAAAACGGCCTCGGCTGGCCGCTGCAGCAGGTCATGCGCTTGTTGAGCTTCGGCATCCGGCGGAAATCGAAACGCCAGGGGATCGGCTATTCCTTCCTCTTCATGACGGCAAACGGCGCGCAGCTCGGCAAGATCACCGCGCTGATCGAGGCGGGCGCCATCCGCCCCGTCATCGACCGGACCTTCCAATTCGAGAAGACCAACGAGGCGCTGACCTATGTGGAAACGGGACGTTCGAAAGGCAAGGTCGTCATCGCGGTGAAGTGA
- a CDS encoding DMT family transporter, which produces MANAALFIATVLIWGTTWIAIAMQVGPVPVLVSVFYRFALAAVILVAILAVMRQLKLPALRDQPFILAQALCLFSLNFICFYNAAGYIPSGLISVIFSLATIYNAVNARLFFGDRITGRTLLAAALGATGLLLLFAEEIGVDFNLGTLKGIGLAALGTLFFSLGNMASRRNSAAGISPLTANAWGMTYGAIFLLLLIAVTQTPVVTPPDIRYLAALLYLAAIGSVIGFTTYLMLVSRIGSSRAAYATVLFPIVALSLSTIFEGYHWTGLGLTGLALTLLGNVVIFARPPARRALQAEARVPAGE; this is translated from the coding sequence ATGGCAAATGCCGCTCTCTTCATCGCGACCGTCCTGATATGGGGGACGACCTGGATCGCCATTGCGATGCAGGTCGGTCCCGTGCCGGTCCTGGTCTCGGTCTTTTACAGATTTGCGCTCGCGGCCGTGATCCTCGTCGCCATCCTGGCCGTCATGCGGCAGCTGAAGCTGCCTGCCTTGCGCGATCAGCCTTTCATCCTTGCGCAAGCGCTCTGCCTGTTCAGCCTCAATTTCATTTGTTTCTACAACGCCGCCGGCTATATCCCGTCCGGGCTGATCTCGGTGATCTTCTCGCTCGCAACGATCTACAATGCCGTCAATGCGCGCCTGTTCTTCGGTGACCGCATTACCGGCCGCACGCTTCTGGCGGCCGCGCTCGGCGCCACCGGCCTCCTCCTGCTGTTCGCAGAGGAAATTGGCGTCGATTTCAATCTGGGCACGTTGAAAGGGATCGGGCTCGCGGCGCTCGGCACGCTGTTCTTCTCGCTCGGCAATATGGCGTCGCGCCGAAACAGCGCGGCCGGGATCTCACCGCTGACCGCCAATGCCTGGGGCATGACCTATGGCGCGATTTTCCTCCTCCTGCTGATTGCCGTGACGCAAACGCCGGTCGTGACGCCGCCCGACATCAGGTATCTTGCCGCGCTGCTCTATCTCGCGGCAATCGGATCGGTGATCGGCTTCACCACCTACCTCATGCTGGTGTCGCGCATCGGCTCCTCACGCGCTGCCTATGCCACCGTGCTGTTCCCGATCGTCGCCCTGTCGCTGTCGACGATCTTCGAGGGCTACCACTGGACCGGTCTCGGCCTGACCGGCCTGGCGCTGACGCTTCTCGGCAACGTGGTCATCTTTGCGCGGCCTCCGGCGCGCCGCGCGCTGCAAGCAGAGGCGAGGGTGCCGGCAGGCGAGTGA
- a CDS encoding AraC family transcriptional regulator, whose product MSYERPDGHTFSLYLTGGAGTRRLDGSPAARGRPGALCIMPQGHSSEWEITDPFEFVHLYVPDDQMRRMFAETFDRDSRLMVLPEATFADAPALARTLRQMTKAMSAGDHLSAEEAMTQTIKDFFVDPRYGGMRSRTISGGLAPHIRRRIVDYIEAHLDETIRLQDLAAIGQLSAFHFQRMFRASYGVSPHGWVAHRRVERAKSMLSGTEPIAQIASACGFSSQSHMTRAFKLGTGVTPSAYRQRP is encoded by the coding sequence ATGAGCTATGAGCGGCCGGACGGACATACGTTCAGCCTCTATCTCACCGGCGGCGCCGGAACGCGCCGTCTGGATGGCAGCCCCGCGGCGCGGGGCCGGCCCGGAGCCTTGTGCATCATGCCGCAGGGGCACTCGTCCGAATGGGAAATCACCGACCCCTTCGAATTCGTCCATCTCTACGTTCCGGACGATCAGATGCGCCGGATGTTTGCCGAGACGTTTGACCGCGATTCCAGGCTTATGGTCCTTCCCGAAGCGACCTTCGCGGATGCACCCGCCCTGGCGCGCACGCTTCGGCAGATGACGAAAGCGATGTCGGCCGGCGACCATCTGTCGGCTGAAGAAGCAATGACGCAGACGATCAAGGATTTCTTCGTTGATCCGCGTTACGGAGGGATGCGTTCCCGCACAATCAGCGGCGGGCTCGCTCCTCATATCAGGCGCCGGATCGTGGACTATATCGAGGCCCATCTCGACGAGACGATCCGCTTGCAGGATCTGGCAGCCATCGGGCAGCTCAGCGCCTTTCATTTTCAGCGGATGTTCCGGGCAAGCTATGGTGTGTCCCCGCATGGCTGGGTGGCCCACCGGCGTGTCGAGCGTGCCAAGTCGATGCTATCAGGCACGGAACCCATCGCGCAGATCGCTTCGGCCTGCGGCTTCAGCAGCCAGAGCCACATGACCCGGGCATTCAAGCTGGGCACCGGCGTCACGCCCTCTGCCTACCGGCAGCGACCGTGA